The following proteins come from a genomic window of Gemmatimonadaceae bacterium:
- a CDS encoding M20/M25/M40 family metallo-hydrolase, translating into MTHPLRFGSFAAIALVALLPAAPFAQQSALTPYQSLGRDLLKEMVETNTEYSIGSTTKLAKTLAAQFRAAGFPAADVQVIGPDTGKDAKDKNLVVRYRGRGQRAPILLIGHMDVVEAKRSDWVLDPFTLTERDGHFYGRGTLDMKDGDASWVAALLRMKKEGVVPAGDFILALTAGEEGGGGYNGIQWLLAHHRDDIKAQYVLNADAGGGELHGTTPIALDVQAAEKVFHSVHLTTHNPGGHSSLPRPDNAIYELAAALGRVSAYQFPFQTNDVTRAYFSRTAALVAPDVGADMRAVSGSPTPDSAAAARLAARSAYYNAQLRTTCVATLIQGGHAVNALPQSATATVNCRMMPGTDPTEVEATIRRIVADTGVQVTPADTATASPPSPLPASLEQTMQRVTASTWTSLPIIPSMETGATDGLFLRNAGMPVYGVTGLFVDPNNDEDTRAHGLNERIAVQAFYNQLEFTYRLLKAL; encoded by the coding sequence ATCGCTCGGCAGGGACCTGCTGAAAGAGATGGTGGAGACCAATACCGAATATTCGATCGGGAGCACGACGAAACTCGCGAAAACGCTGGCCGCGCAATTTCGCGCCGCCGGCTTTCCCGCGGCTGATGTGCAGGTGATCGGGCCCGACACGGGCAAAGACGCGAAGGACAAGAATCTCGTCGTGCGGTATCGCGGACGCGGTCAACGCGCGCCAATCCTGCTGATCGGCCACATGGACGTGGTCGAAGCGAAGCGCTCGGACTGGGTGCTCGATCCGTTCACGCTCACCGAGCGCGACGGCCATTTCTACGGGCGCGGCACGCTCGACATGAAGGATGGCGACGCCAGTTGGGTTGCCGCATTGCTGCGCATGAAGAAAGAAGGAGTCGTTCCAGCCGGTGACTTCATTCTGGCGCTCACGGCGGGCGAGGAAGGCGGGGGCGGGTACAACGGCATTCAGTGGCTCCTCGCGCATCATCGGGACGACATCAAGGCGCAGTACGTGCTGAACGCGGACGCCGGCGGCGGCGAGCTGCACGGCACGACACCGATCGCCTTGGACGTCCAGGCGGCGGAAAAGGTGTTCCACTCGGTCCACCTCACGACGCACAACCCGGGCGGCCACAGCTCGCTCCCCCGGCCCGACAACGCGATCTACGAGCTCGCGGCTGCGTTAGGCAGAGTGTCGGCGTACCAGTTTCCGTTCCAGACGAACGACGTCACGCGCGCCTACTTTTCGCGCACCGCGGCGCTCGTTGCGCCGGACGTCGGCGCCGACATGCGCGCGGTGAGCGGCTCGCCCACGCCGGACAGCGCCGCCGCGGCGCGCCTCGCCGCACGGTCCGCCTACTACAATGCGCAGCTCCGCACCACCTGCGTCGCCACGCTCATCCAGGGTGGACATGCCGTCAATGCGTTGCCGCAGTCGGCGACCGCGACAGTCAATTGCCGTATGATGCCGGGCACCGATCCGACCGAGGTCGAAGCGACCATCCGTCGCATCGTCGCGGACACCGGCGTGCAGGTGACGCCGGCGGACACGGCAACCGCGAGTCCACCGTCGCCGCTTCCCGCGTCGCTCGAGCAAACGATGCAGCGCGTCACAGCGTCCACGTGGACGTCCCTCCCGATCATCCCGAGCATGGAGACGGGAGCAACGGACGGCTTGTTCCTCCGCAATGCCGGCATGCCGGTGTACGGAGTAACAGGATTGTTCGTCGATCCCAACAACGACGAGGACACACGAGCGCACGGCTTGAACGAGCGCATCGCGGTCCAGGCGTTCTACAATCAACTCGAATTCACATATCGGCTGCTCAAGGCACTGTGA